The genome window GGGGCACGTGGACTGCACGGGCCGGATAGAATCTGTGGATAAAAAAAGCGGCAATATTGTTATTGCCGTCAGTTACCCTGAAAAGTTCGCCAGATATATTATAGAAAAAGGTTCTGTTGCAGTTGACGGCATAAGCCTTACAGCTTTTGACGTAAACAAAGACAGCTTTAAAGTCTCTGTAATACCGGAGACATTTAAAGCAACAAACGTAAAATTTTATAATAAAGGCACAAAAGTAAACCTGGAATTTGATATAATCAGTAAGTATGTGGAACGGCAGACAAATAAAAGGACGGAGAATTAAAAATGAGAGTTTTTGACGCGGCCGGGATGCCTCATGACAAGAACGTGGGCGGCACCGGAAGAAACAAAAAAGCAGAAGAGAAAAAGGGCACAAAATTCATTGCCAGGGACAAAGTAAATGAAATGAATTTTATGAAGCAGCTTACTGATGCCACAGAGGATCAGGTTAAAAAGAACCTGGACCAGCTTATTGAAGAATTGTCAGAGCAGGCAAAGGTGCTTGTAAAAAGGCGCACTTTTACGGAACTTGACAAATATAAAAGCCTTGTTAAAAATTTCATGAAAAAAGCCGTGGAAACAATGTATACGGTTAAGTTTTCCGACAGTTCAAAGGTGATGGCAAGGCGTAAAAAGGTATATGTGCTTGTGGAAAAAGTGGATGAAGAGCTTGAAAAACTGACTGCCCAGATTCTTAATTCCCAGGAGGAAACGCTTGACCTTCTGGCTACCATAGACAGAATAAGGGGTATTTTGGTTGATATGTATTCATAAGAAAAAATCTGACACCGGGAGCACTTATCATGGAAGGTTATAAATTAGCAACAGTGGAAGAAGCGGTTGCCGACTTAAAAGCCGGTAAAATGGTGATAGTTGTAGATGACGAAGACAGGGAAAATGAAGGCGACCTTATCTGCCTTGCTGACAGAATCACCCCGGAAATTATAACATTTATGGCAAAGGAAGGCAGCGGCCTTATATGCCTTTCAATGGAAGAAGAACAGATAGCAAGGCTTGGATTAAGCCAGATGGTTGAACAGAACGAAGACAAGCACCGCACTGCTTTTACTGTTTCAATTGATGCCAAAGAGGGCACTACCACAGGCATCTCCGCGCGTGACAGGGCTATTACCATAAAACTTGCGGCGGATAAAAATACCACTTCTGCCGCTTTTCATAAACCCGGCCATGTGTTTCCGCTTGCGGCAAAAAAGAACGGGGTTTTGGAACGCGCGGGGCACACGGAAACCGCGGTTGATCTGGCGCGCCTTGCCGGATGCGAAGTATGCGGCGGGGCTATCTGTGAAATTATGAATGAAGACGGCGAAATGGCAAGGAT of Candidatus Goldiibacteriota bacterium HGW-Goldbacteria-1 contains these proteins:
- a CDS encoding DUF327 domain-containing protein, whose product is MRVFDAAGMPHDKNVGGTGRNKKAEEKKGTKFIARDKVNEMNFMKQLTDATEDQVKKNLDQLIEELSEQAKVLVKRRTFTELDKYKSLVKNFMKKAVETMYTVKFSDSSKVMARRKKVYVLVEKVDEELEKLTAQILNSQEETLDLLATIDRIRGILVDMYS